The following nucleotide sequence is from Paracrocinitomix mangrovi.
ACAGCATGAGGTAAGGAACTATGAACCAAAAAATCACCATCTTAGTGTAAACATTTGGTTTTCTATCTTCTTGATTATCTGTGCTTTTAGATTTCTTAATAAAATAAATACTTAAACCCAAAACCAATAGAAACAAGAACATAACAGTATTGAAAGGAGCGTTTGAAAACTTCCACAACATTCCATACAAATTGATAGGACTAGGGTCTGGAGCGGCAAAAGTTTCTTTTTCATAACTATCTACAAACCTAAATGCCATAATTCCAATATATGGCAGATAAGCCAGAATGGTAATGATCACATTCAATACATACTTTTTAAAAATCTTTTCTCTAACATCCTTAAAAAATAGTACCGACACTCCTTGAATAAACAAAATTACAAAGGCCAAAAAGTGCCCATAAATATTAATAACATTAGCTAAAGCCAATATCACAAAATGCTTTTTGCTCGCAGGATTCCTAATTAAATGGAAAAAGGAATACATAGACAAGGTAGATAAGAAAGTGAAAAGTGAATACACCCTTATATTGTGAGCATGATGAATATGTAGCGTAGAAAACGTAAAAATTGTACAGGCGATAATAGCTGTTTGAATATTAAAAAAGTCCTTGCCAATTTTATACAACACCAATACTGTTAAACAGCTAAAAATTGTGGGCAAGGCGCGCATTGCTTCAACTGAGTCGCCAAATACATTTACCCAATAATGCAAGATAATTTCAAAAAGAGGGGGATTATTACCTCTACTCATGGCCTCCACTATATAACTTACATCCTTATGTGCACAAAAAATGCTGAAAGGCTCGTCATGGCCTATCTCCATCACATTTAAAAATGCAATTTTAATGATGATGTTAAGGAGCAAGAATCCCGACATCCACAACAGATCAATCTTATTCTTTACAATGAAGCTCTTCATGTATGACGCAAAAGTATCTATTAAAATGATTTTCAGCTAAAACACCTAAAATTTAAGTCATTTAAATCCCTATATTTATTGGTCCCGCTAAAAACGATTAATAACAGTAAAAATATAATTTCATGAGTGATTCTAGTAAAGGTAAATGCCCTGTTATGCATGGTGCAAATACTGAAAAGCACAATGATGTAATGAATTGGTGGCCCAAAGCATTGAATTTGGACATTTTACATCAGCACGATACAAAAACAAATCCACTTGGTAAGGATTTTAATTATGCAGAAGAGTTTAAAAAGTTAAACCTTGAAGCATTAAAAAGTGATTTAAAAGCCATGATGACGCAAAGTCAGGATTGGTGGCCCGCAGATTGGGGGCATTATGGTGGATTAATGATTCGTATGGCATGGCATGCTGCCGGAACTTATAGAGTAGCAGATGGCCGCGGTGGTGCAGGCACAGGTAACCAAAGATTTGCTCCCATGAATAGTTGGCCGGATAATGCCAACCTGGATAAAGCAAGAAGATTATTGTGGCCAATTAAAAAGAAATATGGTAATAAAATTTCATGGGCAGATTTGATCATACTTGCCGGAAATATGGCTTATGAATCAATGGGATTCAAAACATTTGGTTTTGCCGGTGGTAGAGAAGATATATGGCACCCTGAAAAAGATGCATACTGGGGATCTGAAAAAGAATGGTTGGCAGCTACCCACAATAGATACGATAGCGATAAGGATAGAGAATCATTAGAAAACCCTTTAGCTGCTGTTCAAATGGGATTAATCTACGTGAATCCTGAAGGAATTGACGGAAATCCAAATCCTGTAGAAACAGCAAAAGATGTTAGAATGACCTTCAAAAGAATGGCCATGAATGATGAGGAAACCGTTGCACTTACAGCAGGAGGTCATACCGTTGGTAAAGCCCATGGTAATGGAGACGCAGGAGCTTTGGGTGTTGAACCTGAGGCGGCTGATCTTGAAGAACAAGGACTTGGCTGGAAAGGCGGAATAGGCGCAAATGCTGTTACTAGTGGATTAGAAGGTGCCTGGACAACTACTCCGGACAGATGGAACAATACCTATTTCCATCTATTATTGAATTATGAATGGGAGAATGTAAAAAGCCCTGCAGGAGCTCATCAATGGGAACCGATTAATTGTAAAGAAGAAGACAAACCGGTTGATGCACATAATCCAAATGTCAAAAGAAACCCAATCATGACAGATGCGGATATGGCCATGAAAATGGACCCTGAATACCGCAAAATATCAGAGATATTTTACAATGATCCTGAATATTTTAAAGAAGTATTTGCCAGAGCGTGGTTTAAATTAACCCATAGAGATATGGGTCCTAAATCAAAATACCTGGGAGCAGATGTCCCTCAAGAAGATTTGATTTGGCAAGATCCTGTTCCGGCTGTTGATTATACTTTAAATGATGCTGAAGTGGAAGATATCAAATCAAAAATCCTTAACAGTGGCTTAAGCAAAACTGAATTAATCAACACAGCTTGGGATAGTGCAAGAACCTTTAGGGGATCCGATAGCCGAGGTGGTGCAAACGGAGCGCGTATTAGATTAGCTCCGCAAAAAGATTGGGAAGGAAATGAACCTGCCAGATTACAAAAAGTACTGAGCAAATTAAGTGAGATCCAATCAGGCTTATCAAAAAAAGTTAGCATGGCAGATTTAATTGTGCTGGGTGGAACTGCGGCTGTAGAAAAAGCTGCTCAAGAAGGCGGATTTAACATCAAGGTTCCTTTTACAGCAGGAAGAGGAGATGCAACGGATGAAATGACAGATGTGGAATCATTTGAGGTGTTAGAACCAATTCATGATGGATACAGAAACTGGTTGAAAAAAGACTATGAAGTAAAGGCCGAAGAATTAATGTTAGATAAAACTCAATTATTGGGACTAACGGCTCCTGAAATGACAGCACTTGTAGGTGGAATGCGTGTTCTTGGGACAAATCATGGAGGAACCAAACATGGTGTATTTACGGATAATGAAGGCGTTTTAAGTACTGACTTCTTCGTGAACCTAACGGATATGAATTATACTTGGAGACCACATGGTGAAAACCTTTATCACATCATTGATCGTCAATCAGGACAAACAAAATGGACTGCTACAAGGGTTGATTTAGTATTTGGTTCAAATTCCATCTTAAGAGCATACTCAGAAGTATATGCACAAGATGACAATAAAGAAAAGTTTGCTCAAGATTTTGTAAACGCCTGGGTAAAGGTGATGAATGCAGACAGATTTGATTTGAAATAATCAGCACTTAATAATATCAAAAGTATAGGGGCATCCAATCAAAGGGTGCCCTTATTGTTGGTATAAACCACATTAAATTGATGAAAATAATGAGCGCAACTGTTCTGATACCAACGTCCAATTTAAAATCCTTTTGATCTACTCTATTCTTTTTATCGGTTAAACTGTATATAACGAAAGGCAACAACAGCAACAATGCCGAATAGATATAAGCATAAGATCCGCCATTAAATTCCACAATATTTACAATGTAAACAGCAAAAAATCCCCAAACATAGATTTCAAACCAGGTAAGAAAAATGCCTAAAACAGGTACACTTTTCTTGAAAATATTAGTGTTTTTTTGACTTCTCTTTACCAAATAAATGGCCTTAGCAAATCTCAATAAAAGGACTAATACAAAGTTTATTGATACGGCAATTGATATACTAACAATCATAATTTCTATTAATAGATCAAATATAACTAATGAATTCGTTTTCTAAATTATCTTCATTCTATTAATGATGTTTATTAATCAACTACATTAGCAAATCTAAGGCAAAGGCATTGTTCGGTTTAAGAGATATCAGCTATATATTTATACTTTTAGCAACCTTTGCTGAAATAGTAGGAACCATTGGAGGGTTTGGTTCTTCAGTATTCTTTGTCCCTATAGCTAATTTTTACTTTGATTTTCATTCAGTTTTAGGATTAACCGCTATCTATCATTTATCAAGCAATCTTAGTAAAATTGCATTATTCAACAAAGGCCTGGATAAAAAATTGCTATTAAACATTGGTGTTCCTTCAGTTGCATTTGTAATAATTGGAGGCTACCTGTCTAATTATGTTGAAACAAAATATCTTGAAGTAATATTGGGTGTATTTTTAGTAGCCCTCAGCCTATTGTTTTTAATAAGAAAAAACCTGTTTATCAATCCAAATCGTAAAAATGCAATTACCGGAGGAGTATTATCGGGTCTTTCTGCCGGAATGCTAGGCACAGGTGGAGCAATTAGAGGACTTACCATGGCAGCATTTAATTTGGAGAAAAGTGCATTCATTGCCACCTCAGCGGTCATTGATTTTATGATTGACTTTTCAAGAACCTTTGTCTATTATCATAATGGTTACATCCATAAACATGATTTGATGTATCTACCATTTTTAATAGTGATAGGATTTGTAGGAACCTACATAGGCAAAAGAATTTTAAAGCATATCCCACAAGAAAAATTCAAACTCATATCCCTAAGTTTGATTCTGCTAATAGGCTTGATCACTATTTCAAATATTATCTATCGTCTGTTTTAATCAATTATAGGAATCCAATAGTATTTTGGATATGATTAGTGTTAGGGATGATAAATGAATACTTTAAATAAAAACCCTCATCTTATGAGAAAAGTATTCAAAATTGGTGTATCCACCGCAATCATATTCCTTGTTACGACTTGTTCAAAGGAAGAGTCATTTGAAAACAACATTGACAATCTGAATACTAGTGATCCAATAAAAATAATTGACTCGCCTAACGCTCGATTTGATTTTGATTATTATGACATTATAAGAGATGATTCCGTTCAGGTTTCATTACGTACTAATTTTTTAGGCGATAATAAACATGAGTTAATTGCTGATATCCAAATGTTTGGAGGGGGATACATGCTCTCAGCAAATGAAAAAGAATATCCTTATGGCGCTACCTATTTTAAATTGGATAAAAATAGCTACATCCAATTTCAGGGTGATGTTAAAGAAAATCCAACTGCTGTTTTAAAATATGAAGATGGAATTGAACCTTATAAGATTCAGAAAGAACATGTGGTTCTAACTCAGTTTTTTAAAATTCAAGACAATACTGATTTTATAGTATCGGGTGAATTATTTTTTGTGTATGAACCCATGTGTTCACCAAATAATATTTATTTTGATCTAATTCAAAAAAATGGTCAATTACAATTGAATGAAACAAAAAAAGTGCTTCCAAGAAAAGAGACCCCTTATAAGGAACTTTAGTATTTTGATTTCTTTCTTATTTCTAGCTTGTGGACAACAAGAATCTGAAGAAACTTCAAATGTCCATGATTCAATTATTACAGAATCAACTGATACACTTTTTACCAATAAGATATCTTCTGAAATTGATTGGGATGTCGCTTTATCATTTATTAATGATTACAGGGATATGGAAGATGTTTTACATGCCGAAGAAGAAAGATTAAACTGGGTTGATAATGACACTAGAACCTCAACAAACTTTAAACTTATTCACCGAAAAATGTATGAAGATGCCCGTAAAGCTGATGAATTAATGGGTTTGGATTATGTAGCAATTTTCAATGCTCAGGATTACCCCGATCAAGGTTTTGAAATAGCAGAAACTAATGAACAAGACAGTATTCTTATTGTAAGAGGAATAGATTGGACTACTTTTGAGGTACAGCTTAAACTGATATATGAAGAAGGGAGCTGGAAAGTTGATGGAGCCGGAGATGTAAACATGCAATAATTTAATGAATGAAAAATTTGCCAAATCCAAAAGTTGATGACTTTTTAGCAGAAGGCTGCGGAAGATGTAGCTTATATGGGACACCGGAGTGTAAGGTTCATACCTGGCCGGAGGAATTGAGAAAATTAAGATCTATTGCATTAGCATCCGGACTAGATGAAGAAGTTAAATGGGGATTTCCAACCTATACTTTAAAAGGCAAAAACATCTTTAATATTGGAGCATTTAAGCATTTTTGTTCCTTAAATTTTTTCAAAGGATCACTATTAAAAGATGAAGCCAAAATATTGGATAAAGCCGGTGAAAATTCAAATGTAAGCCGACTAGCCAAATTCACTTCCTTAAAAGAAATTGAAGCAGTAGAAGAAATTTTACATGCTTACATTGATGAAGCCATTGAAAATGAAAAGGCTGGTAAAAAAGTAGAATCTAAGTCCGTAAGTGAATACGAGGTACCTAAAGAATTTGAAGAGATTTTAAGTAAAAGAGCAGATGTAAAAACAGCTTTTAACGCACTTACACCAGGTAGACAAAAAGGCTATTTACTCTATTTTTCAGCACCAAAACAATCTAAAACCATTATCAGTAGAATAGAAAAATACATCCCAAAAATATTAGATGGAAAAGGATTTCATGATAGATAAGTCAATTTTATACTAATATTTTAGTTAGTAAATCAATTAGTTTAATTGCTACATTAGAAGTCACAAAATAATAGTCAAATGAAAGCAGAGGGTAAAGTAATAGTAGTCACCGGTGGTGGAAGTGGAATTGGAAGAAATTTAGTTTATAATTTAATAAACAAAGGAGCTATTATTGCTGCTGCTGATATTCATCAAGAAGGACTGGATGAAACCAAGGCCAATATTAAACCGGAATTGCAAAAAAACCTTTCATTACACATTGTAGATATTTCGGACAGAAGCAGTGTAGAAGCATTTCCTGAACAAGTAATAGCAGCTCATGGAACGGTAGATGGAATAATCAACTGTGCCGGAATCATACAGCCGTTTATTAAAGTATCAGACTTGACATACGAGCAAATTGAAAGGGTAATGAACATCAATTTCTACGGAACAGTTTATATGACCAAGTCTTTTCTTCCGCATTTGTTAAAAAGACCAACGGCACATATTGTAAATATTGTCAGTATGGGCGGATTTTTACCTGTTCCAGGACAAAGTATCTATGGAGCCTCCAAAGCGGCTGTAAAATTGATGACAGAAGGGATGCATTCAGAGCTAATGGATACAAATGTTAATGTCACAGCCATTTTTCCGGGAGGTGTTGACACCAACATCATGGCCAATTCAGGTTTGAAAATTGACAATGATAAAAACGAAAGCAACAAAGAGCAAATGAAACCTTTACCGGCAGATGAAGCAGCTCGTCAAATAGTTGCTGCAATGGAAAAAAACAAAGTAAGAGCCTACGTAGGTAAAGATTCAAAAATGATGAATTTCTTATATCGTTTCAGCCCAGGAATGGCCTCTAAAATGATTTACAAAAAATTAGCCGATCGACTGTGAAATTCGACTTTGATGGCATAACAGTTATACACGGTATTTTTTATTTGGTACTGCTAATCATTGTTTCGGCATTTGCAGATAAGTACCACAAACAGCTAAAAAAAATAAATCTCTTAAACAAAGCATCAGAAAGAGAAGGAGCCAAAAAAGATAAGATCAATTTGGAAGTAACATCAATTAGGCAATCTATTCATAGCTTAAGAAAGACAAGTCTAAAACAATTGGGAATAGTAGCTTTTGTTTTCTTTTTGTTCTGCCTCTTGAATTATAAAGGGAGTCGCAACTATCAGGACAGTCAACAAATTTTAAACTTGTTTAGCGCACCAGGAGGATTTATAGTTTCAGCACTTATTTTACAAGCTGTTTACTTTCTAAAAGGCAAAGGTGGAGGTATTCCTAGCAATCACATTATGGACAGATTTCCTACAGATAGATATTAAAGGTTATTTCTTTTCGTAAGAAAAAGCTTCACCTTCTTCAAGATCTATAAATACATTATAAAGCTTTTCAGGAGGCGTTGTCAATTTTCGTTTATGCAAATCCATCCACGCTCCTACAACTGCAATGTGAGCCAGCCTATCGCCATTTTGATTGTACAAATCATGATACAACACCCAACGCGATCCGTCATCTGAAATTGGGCCTCTTTTCAAATTCACAAACACTTGATCTTCTGCTTTTATCTCTTTTAAAAAATTCACTTCTTCTTTAAAAAGAATCGGACCTATACCCATGGCTCCCATTTCTTTAATACCAAATCCGCTTTCAGTAAGGAATCTAGTTCTTACAAAAGCTCCATAGTCATTATAAGCTGAATGTCTAACGTGTCGGTTCAAATCCAAATCTGACCATCTTACTTCTACTTCTTTTTTATATGCGCGCATAATTTTAATTGTAGCTTAAAGATAGTAATTAATGCAATCTATAAGCAGATGAAATCAAATTTAAATTGGAAAGTCATAAAATTTATATAATTTTATATCGTGTACGATATTTATTGAACCTAAAATTAAAATGATGTCAGATAAATTTTATGAATTTGAAGCGCAAAACATGCGCAATGAAACAGTTAAAATGAGTGATTATCAGGGCAAAACAGTCCTGGTAGTAAACACTGCCACTAAATGTGGATTAGCACCACAATTTGATGGCTTAGAAGATTTGTATCAAAAATATAAAGACAAGGATTTTGTGATTCTTGGTTTTCCCAGCAACCAATTTGCCAATCAAGAACCGGGAAATAATGATCAGATAGAGCAATCTTGCAGAATAAATTTCGGAGTTACATTTCCAATATTTCAAAAAATCAAGGTGAATGGAGACCAAACACATCCCATATTCAAATACTTAAAATCAGAACTTAAAGATTTTTGGGGGCCTAGAATAAAATGGAATTTTACCAAGTTTTTAATTGGACCTGATGGCAAGCCGGTTAAGCGTTTTTCTCCACGTACCTCACCTGCCAAAATAGACCAATATTTACAACAGAAAAACATGATTTAAATGAAAAATCAAGAAGGAATTCTATGGCTTGAGAACCAAATTTGTTTTCCAATTTACGCCACTTCAAGACTAATTACAAAGTTATATACTCCTATGCTAAATGAGTTGGATATTACCTATCCGCAATATTTAGTATTGTTGGTTTTGTGGAAAGAAGACAAACAAAAAGTCACCTCTATCAGTCATCAAATTAAACTTGAAACCAATACACTTACTCCATTATTACAAAGGATGGAAGCAAAAGGAATTATAAGTCGTAAAAAGAGCAAAACAGACGAGCGAAGTATTGTTGTATCATTGACCCAAAAGGGAAAGAAAATGGAACAAAAGGCAGCTTGTATTCCTGCAAGTATAATAGAAGAATT
It contains:
- a CDS encoding glycosyltransferase family 39 protein, yielding MKSFIVKNKIDLLWMSGFLLLNIIIKIAFLNVMEIGHDEPFSIFCAHKDVSYIVEAMSRGNNPPLFEIILHYWVNVFGDSVEAMRALPTIFSCLTVLVLYKIGKDFFNIQTAIIACTIFTFSTLHIHHAHNIRVYSLFTFLSTLSMYSFFHLIRNPASKKHFVILALANVINIYGHFLAFVILFIQGVSVLFFKDVREKIFKKYVLNVIITILAYLPYIGIMAFRFVDSYEKETFAAPDPSPINLYGMLWKFSNAPFNTVMFLFLLVLGLSIYFIKKSKSTDNQEDRKPNVYTKMVIFWFIVPYLMLFALSYITPVFIARYIIFISIAYYLTIGIAVNYIATNRWVKIGLMVGIAVMMIFSSQPNNDYYSKRGDTRSLVDFMLGNEP
- the katG gene encoding catalase/peroxidase HPI; its protein translation is MSDSSKGKCPVMHGANTEKHNDVMNWWPKALNLDILHQHDTKTNPLGKDFNYAEEFKKLNLEALKSDLKAMMTQSQDWWPADWGHYGGLMIRMAWHAAGTYRVADGRGGAGTGNQRFAPMNSWPDNANLDKARRLLWPIKKKYGNKISWADLIILAGNMAYESMGFKTFGFAGGREDIWHPEKDAYWGSEKEWLAATHNRYDSDKDRESLENPLAAVQMGLIYVNPEGIDGNPNPVETAKDVRMTFKRMAMNDEETVALTAGGHTVGKAHGNGDAGALGVEPEAADLEEQGLGWKGGIGANAVTSGLEGAWTTTPDRWNNTYFHLLLNYEWENVKSPAGAHQWEPINCKEEDKPVDAHNPNVKRNPIMTDADMAMKMDPEYRKISEIFYNDPEYFKEVFARAWFKLTHRDMGPKSKYLGADVPQEDLIWQDPVPAVDYTLNDAEVEDIKSKILNSGLSKTELINTAWDSARTFRGSDSRGGANGARIRLAPQKDWEGNEPARLQKVLSKLSEIQSGLSKKVSMADLIVLGGTAAVEKAAQEGGFNIKVPFTAGRGDATDEMTDVESFEVLEPIHDGYRNWLKKDYEVKAEELMLDKTQLLGLTAPEMTALVGGMRVLGTNHGGTKHGVFTDNEGVLSTDFFVNLTDMNYTWRPHGENLYHIIDRQSGQTKWTATRVDLVFGSNSILRAYSEVYAQDDNKEKFAQDFVNAWVKVMNADRFDLK
- a CDS encoding sulfite exporter TauE/SafE family protein; its protein translation is MFGLRDISYIFILLATFAEIVGTIGGFGSSVFFVPIANFYFDFHSVLGLTAIYHLSSNLSKIALFNKGLDKKLLLNIGVPSVAFVIIGGYLSNYVETKYLEVILGVFLVALSLLFLIRKNLFINPNRKNAITGGVLSGLSAGMLGTGGAIRGLTMAAFNLEKSAFIATSAVIDFMIDFSRTFVYYHNGYIHKHDLMYLPFLIVIGFVGTYIGKRILKHIPQEKFKLISLSLILLIGLITISNIIYRLF
- a CDS encoding YdeI/OmpD-associated family protein — its product is MKNLPNPKVDDFLAEGCGRCSLYGTPECKVHTWPEELRKLRSIALASGLDEEVKWGFPTYTLKGKNIFNIGAFKHFCSLNFFKGSLLKDEAKILDKAGENSNVSRLAKFTSLKEIEAVEEILHAYIDEAIENEKAGKKVESKSVSEYEVPKEFEEILSKRADVKTAFNALTPGRQKGYLLYFSAPKQSKTIISRIEKYIPKILDGKGFHDR
- a CDS encoding SDR family NAD(P)-dependent oxidoreductase, with translation MKAEGKVIVVTGGGSGIGRNLVYNLINKGAIIAAADIHQEGLDETKANIKPELQKNLSLHIVDISDRSSVEAFPEQVIAAHGTVDGIINCAGIIQPFIKVSDLTYEQIERVMNINFYGTVYMTKSFLPHLLKRPTAHIVNIVSMGGFLPVPGQSIYGASKAAVKLMTEGMHSELMDTNVNVTAIFPGGVDTNIMANSGLKIDNDKNESNKEQMKPLPADEAARQIVAAMEKNKVRAYVGKDSKMMNFLYRFSPGMASKMIYKKLADRL
- a CDS encoding acyl-CoA thioesterase, yielding MRAYKKEVEVRWSDLDLNRHVRHSAYNDYGAFVRTRFLTESGFGIKEMGAMGIGPILFKEEVNFLKEIKAEDQVFVNLKRGPISDDGSRWVLYHDLYNQNGDRLAHIAVVGAWMDLHKRKLTTPPEKLYNVFIDLEEGEAFSYEKK
- a CDS encoding glutathione peroxidase — encoded protein: MSDKFYEFEAQNMRNETVKMSDYQGKTVLVVNTATKCGLAPQFDGLEDLYQKYKDKDFVILGFPSNQFANQEPGNNDQIEQSCRINFGVTFPIFQKIKVNGDQTHPIFKYLKSELKDFWGPRIKWNFTKFLIGPDGKPVKRFSPRTSPAKIDQYLQQKNMI
- a CDS encoding MarR family winged helix-turn-helix transcriptional regulator, producing MKNQEGILWLENQICFPIYATSRLITKLYTPMLNELDITYPQYLVLLVLWKEDKQKVTSISHQIKLETNTLTPLLQRMEAKGIISRKKSKTDERSIVVSLTQKGKKMEQKAACIPASIIEELSSETINSIEIKDLYHTLYKIIDTIEGHLSDKAS